One genomic window of Candidatus Dormiibacterota bacterium includes the following:
- the prfB gene encoding peptide chain release factor 2 encodes MQIIVKEFKQLAATIEQAMKQLNIESEMDKLEKLQSEMREPSFWDNPEEAARISQQATDLKKHTGSWQGLLNEAKEALALAEMGDGSLEQELTHTFKKLTKEYSQREFELKLSGPHDKSPATLSIYAGTGGTDAQDWAEMLLRMYLRFSEKNSFKTEIINQSSGEEAGIKSVTFEVNGPYAFGKLKSEKGVHRLVRLSPFNSDNLRQTSFALVEVLPQLEHPEQVEIDPKDLKIDVFRAGGHGGQSVNTTDSAVRVTHLPTGTVVTIQNERSQLQNKEKAMGILKAKLTALMLEQQKAEIGELKGSPQSAEWGNQIRSYILHPYTKVKDHRTGAETAQAKAVLDGEIGIFIEAYLKKQIGSENK; translated from the coding sequence ATGCAGATAATAGTAAAAGAATTCAAACAGCTTGCGGCAACTATCGAGCAGGCTATGAAGCAACTGAATATCGAATCAGAAATGGACAAGCTAGAAAAGCTGCAGTCTGAGATGCGCGAACCCTCTTTTTGGGATAACCCCGAAGAGGCGGCTCGTATTTCTCAGCAAGCGACTGATCTAAAAAAACATACAGGCAGCTGGCAGGGTCTTTTAAATGAAGCCAAAGAGGCGCTAGCCTTAGCCGAAATGGGTGATGGTTCGCTAGAGCAAGAATTAACACACACATTTAAAAAGCTTACTAAAGAATATAGCCAAAGGGAGTTTGAGCTGAAGCTGTCCGGGCCGCACGACAAAAGCCCGGCCACCCTTTCTATCTATGCTGGCACCGGCGGCACGGATGCTCAGGACTGGGCTGAAATGCTACTACGTATGTATCTGCGGTTTAGCGAGAAAAACAGCTTTAAGACAGAAATCATCAACCAGTCTTCGGGCGAAGAGGCCGGTATAAAAAGCGTTACCTTTGAGGTGAATGGGCCATATGCTTTCGGCAAGCTCAAAAGCGAAAAGGGTGTGCACCGACTGGTACGGCTCAGCCCGTTTAACTCCGACAATCTGCGACAGACCTCGTTTGCATTGGTAGAAGTCCTTCCTCAGCTCGAGCACCCGGAACAAGTTGAGATCGATCCTAAAGACTTAAAGATCGATGTTTTTCGCGCCGGCGGACACGGCGGGCAGTCAGTAAACACTACCGATTCGGCCGTGCGGGTCACACATTTGCCGACCGGAACCGTGGTAACGATTCAAAACGAACGCTCGCAGCTGCAGAATAAAGAAAAAGCGATGGGAATACTTAAGGCTAAGCTGACGGCCTTAATGCTTGAACAGCAGAAGGCGGAGATAGGCGAGCTTAAAGGCTCACCGCAGTCGGCCGAATGGGGGAACCAAATCCGCTCATATATTTTGCATCCTTATACTAAGGTCAAGGATCACCGTACGGGTGCCGAAACCGCCCAGGCCAAGGCGGTGCTAGATGGCGAAATAGGCATTTTTATAGAAGCCTACCTTAAGAAGCAAATAGGTTCAGAAAATAAGTAA